The following coding sequences are from one Epinephelus fuscoguttatus linkage group LG5, E.fuscoguttatus.final_Chr_v1 window:
- the serpinh1b gene encoding serpin H1b produces MWMTNVVALCLLGLVACAEDKKLSSHATTLADNSANLAFSLYHNMAKEKDTENILISPVVVASSLGMVALGAKASTASQVKTVLSVDKLKDEHLHAGLSELLTEVSDAKKRNTTWKINNRLYGPSSVSFADEFVKSSKKHYNYDHSKINFRDKRSAVNSINEWAAKSTDGKLPEITKDVQNPDGAMIVNAMFFKPHWDEKFHDKMVDKRGFLVTRSFTIAVPMMHRTGLYDFYEDKENRIFVLNMPLGQKQASMIFIMPYHLEPLDRLEKLLTRKQVDTWISKLENRAVAISLPKIALEVSHNLQKHLAELGLTEAVDKAKADLSNISGKKELYLSNVFHASAFELDVGGNPFDTSIYGSEKLRNPQLFYVDHPFIFLVKDNKTNSILYIGRVVRPKGDKMRDEL; encoded by the exons atgtGGATGACAAATGTCGTAGCTCTTTGTCTGCTGGGCCTCGTTGCCTGTGCAGAGGACAAGAAGCTGAGCAGCCATGCCACCACGCTGGCTGATAACAGCGCCAACCTGGCCTTCAG CCTCTACCACAACATGGCAAAGGAGAAGGATACAGAGAATATCCTGATCTCTCCTGTGGTGGTGGCCTCCTCTCTGGGCATGGTGGCTCTTGGTGCTAAGGCCTCCACTGCCTCCCAGGTCAAAACCGTCCTCAGTGTTGACAAACTGAAGGATGAGCATCTGCATGCAGGCCTGTCCGAGCTGCTCACTGAA GTGAGCGATGCCAAGAAACGCAACACCACCTGGAAGATCAACAACCGTCTCTACGGCCCCAGCTCTGTCTCTTTCGCTGATGAGTTTGTGAAAAGCAGCAAGAAGCACTACAACTACGACCACTCGAAAATAAACTTCCGAGACAAGAGGAGTGCGGTAAACTCCATCAACGAGTGGGCAGCCAAGTCTACAGATGGCAAGCTGCCTGAGATCACCAAGGATGTGCAGAACCCAGATGGAGCCATGATTGTCAATGCTATGTTCTTCAAGC CTCACTGGGATGAGAAATTCCATGACAAAATGGTGGACAAACGTGGTTTCCTGGTTACCCGCTCATTCACCATTGCAGTTCCAATGATGCATCGCACAG GTCTGTATGACTTCTACGAGGATAAAGAGAACCGGATCTTTGTGCTGAACATGCCTCTGGGCCAGAAGCAGGCCTCTATGATCTTTATCATGCCCTACCACCTGGAGCCCCTAGACCGCTTGGAGAAACTCCTGACTAGGAAGCAGGTGGACACCTGGATCAGCAAGCTGGAGAACAGGGCCGTGGCTATTTCCCTCCCCAAAATCGCACTGGAAGTCAGCCACAACCTGCAG AAACATCTGGCTGAGCTCGGCCTGACAGAGGCTGTGGACAAAGCCAAGGCGGACCTATCCAACATCTCTGGAAAGAAGGAACTCTACCTTTCCAACGTCTTCCATGCGTCAGCTTTTGAGCTGGACGTGGGCGGAAATCCATTTGACACCAGCATCTACGGCTCCGAGAAGCTGAGGAACCCCCAACTTTTCTACGTAGATCACCCCTTTATTTTCCTGGTTAAGGACAACAAGACCAACTCCATCCTCTACATCGGCAGAGTTGTTAGACCTAAAGGAGACAAGATGCGTGATGAGCTATAA
- the gucy2f gene encoding retinal guanylyl cyclase 2, with protein sequence MQHIAPNFRGALWESNHPCMPIIKSRPTLTTLPFYNFLLWVLLGVLTFPCCVRCLIFKVGVLGPWNCDPVYYRALPAAAARLAVSRINGDLNLDLGLKMDFVILQEPCETSRALTAFIYYEKMANAFVGPTNPGYCVAASLLAKNWDKAIFSYGCVNYELDRVIGYPTFARTVPFPTEVLFTVLRHFRWASVVVVSSNEDIWRDTAGRVATALRHTGLPVGLVTSIGLNETEVESTLRKIQDAGEIRVIIMCMHSVLFGGEQQATFLLKAQKMGLTTGKYVYIPYDTLHYSVPYTNVSYFPLQNNSRLREAYDAVLTITVASDPLSFNEAFAAAKRSEEMTIATQPEQVNPLFGTIYNSIYLLAKSIHNARKAGMRLSGSNLAYFTKNTTFTGFNQKVKVDTAGDVKTNYIILDSDNRGSQLYQTHVVDLTSGVLRFAGRSIHFPGGSPPPSDSSCWFDKTAVCTGGVEVTYIIVVFAVIFILAVGGLVISLYIRRRLQQIQLVKGPNRILLTLEDLTFINPQLSKKKITLEDLSESKSAIEEKSAERSHSVNSMLTATHESTNVAVYEGDWVWLKKFEEGQFKEVKQSTTKIFTKMKDLRNENVNPFLGFFLDCSMFAVVTEHCSRGSLQDLLRNEDVKLDWMFKSSLVLDLIKGMKYLHHRDFPHGRLKSRNCVVDGRFVLKITDYGFNELLESQKAVIEEPPPEDLFWTAPEFLRDLASSRKGTYKGDVYSFSIILQEVVVRGPPYCMLGLPPEEIIRKVKKPPPMCRPTVAPDQAPLECIQLMKQCWSELPDRRPNFDEIFDRFKLINKGKKTNIIDSMLRMLEQYSSNLEDLIRERTEELEVEKQRTEKLLSEMLPPSVAEALKTGATVEPEYFDQVTIYFSDIVGFTTISSLSDPIEVVDLLNDLYSLFDAVLCNHDVYKVETIGDAYMVASGLPKRNGNKHAAEIANMSLNILSSVGTFHMRHMPGVPVRIRIGIHSGPCVAGVVGLTMPRYCLFGDTVNTASRMESTGLPYRIHVNMSTVKILHSLNEGYKIEVRGKTELKGKGIEETYWLVGKTDFTKPLPKPPEIKPGDNWQEMVTEEIKDIFRKAHRQVDKKL encoded by the exons ATGCAACATATTGCTCCAAATTTCAGAGGGGCGCTATGGGAGTCCAATCATCCATGTATGCCCATAATTAAAAGCAGACCCACTTTAACGACACTGCCCTTTTATAACTTTCTGTTATGGGTCCTCCTCGGTGTTTTGACGTTCCCTTGTTGTGTCCGCTGTTTAATATTCAAAGTGGGGGTCCTGGGGCCTTGGAACTGCGACCCTGTTTACTACAGGGCGCTGCCCGCTGCGGCCGCCAGGCTCGCTGTAAGCAGGATAAACGGAGACTTAAATCTGGATCTGGGCTTGAAAATGGACTTTGTCATCCTCCAGGAGCCCTGTGAAACCTCCAGAGCTCTCACTGCGTTTATTTACTATGAGAAGATGGCGAATGCGTTTGTGGGCCCCACCAATCCGGGATACTGTGTTGCAGCCTCTCTACTGGCCAAGAACTGGGATAAAGCCATCTTCTCTTACGGCTGTGTCAACTATGAGCTGGACCGAGTCATTGGATACCCGACTTTTGCCAGGACGGTGCCGTTTCCCACTGAGGTGCTGTTCACCGTGTTGAGACACTTCAGGTGGGCCAGTGTTGTGGTGGTCTCGTCCAATGAGGATATTTGGAGGGACACTGCAGGGAGAGTTGCCACAGCTCTCAGGCACACTGGGCTTCCTGTTGGGCTGGTTACGTCTATTGGTCTGAATGAGACGGAGGTAGAGAGCACGCTGAGGAAGAtccaggacgcaggagagatcAGGG TCATCATCATGTGCATGCACTCAGTCCTGTTCGGAGGAGAGCAGCAGGCCACATTTCTCCTCAAAGCACAGAAAATGGGTCTGACTACGGGGAAGTACGTGTACATACCCTACGACACCCTCCACTACAGCGTGCCCTACACCAACGTCTCCTACTTCCCGCTGCAAAACAACAGCAGGCTGAGGGAGGCCTATGACGCTGTGCTCACGATCACCGTGGCCTCTGACCCTTTGTCCTTCAATGAGGCGTTCGCTGCTGCAAAGAGGAGCGAGGAAATGACGATAGCCACGCAGCCAGAGCAG GTTAACCCACTATTTGGGACCATCTACAACAGCATCTACCTGCTGGCAAAGTCCATCCACAATGCCAGGAAAGCAGGCATGCGGCTGTCAGGCTCAAACCTTGCATACTTCACAAAGAACACAACCTTCACCGGCTTCAACCAGAAGGTCAAAGTGGACACTGCTGGAGACGTTAAGACCAACTACATCATCCTGGACTCTGACAACAGGGGCAGCCAGCTGTACCAGACCCATGTGGTGGATCTAACATCTGGAGTGCTTCGTTTCGCTGGGAGGTCGATTCATTTTCCAGGAGGATCACCCCCGCCGTCTGATTCCAGCTGCTGGTTTGACAAGACGGCTGTCTGCACGGGAG GTGTGGAGGTCACCTACATCATAGTAGTGTTTGCTGTCATCTTCATTCTGGCTGTGGGAGGGCTCGTTATAAGTCTATATATCAG GAGGAGACTCCAACAAATCCAGCTGGTCAAAGGTCCCAATCGGATCCTCCTGACCTTAGAGGATCTCACTTTTATCAATCCTCAGCTTAGTAAAAAG AAAATCACTTTAGAGGATCTGAGCGAGTCCAAGAGCGCTATAGAGGAGAAATCTGCAGAACGCTCACACTCTGTCAACAGCATGCTGACTGCAACTCATGAGTCCACCAACGTAGCTGTATACGAG GGCGACTGGGTGTGGCTAAAGAAATTTGAGGAGGGGCAATTCAAAGAAGTGAAGCAGAGCACAACCAAGATTTTTACAAAG ATGAAAGACCTGAGAAACGAGAACGTGAATCCGTTCCTCGGCTTCTTTTTGGACTGCTCAATGTTTGCGGTGGTGACGGAGCACTGCTCTCGGGGCAGTCTACAGGACCTGCTAAGGAACGAGGACGTCAAATTAGACTGGATGTTCAAGTCCTCGCTCGTGCTCGACCTCATCAAG GGTATGAAATACCTTCACCACAGAGATTTCCCCCACGGCAGACTAAAATCTCGTAACTGTGTGGTAGACGGGCGTTTTGTCCTCAAGATTACTGACTACGGCTTCAATGAGTTGCTGGAGTCTCAGAAAGCTGTTATAGAAGAACCTCCACCTGAAG ATTTATTTTGGACAGCTCCAGAGTTTTTGAGGGACCTTGCAAGCTCACGTAAAGGCACCTATAAGGGAGACGTGTACAGCTTTTCTATCATCCTTCAAGAGGTGGTGGTCAGAGGGCCACCTTACTGCATGCTGGGCCTACCGCCCGAGG AGATCATCCGTAAGGTGAAGAAGCCTCCTCCCATGTGTCGCCCCACTGTGGCCCCAGACCAGGCTCCTTTGGAGTGCATCCAACTGATGAAGCAGTGTTGGAGTGAGCTGCCGGACCGCAGGCCAAATTTCGATGAGATCTTTGACAGG TTCAAGCTCATCAACAAGGGTAAGAAGACTAACATCATCGACTCCATGCTGAGGATGCTGGAGCAGTACAGCTCCAACCTGGAGGACCTCAtcagagagagaacagaggagCTGGAGGTGGAAAAACAGAGGACAGAAAAACTACTGTCAGAGATGCTCCCACC TTCTGTGGCTGAGGCCCTGAAGACTGGTGCCACAGTGGAGCCAGAGTACTTTGACCAGGTGACAATCTACTTCAGTGACATTGTGGGTTTCACTACCATCTCCTCGCTCAGTGATCCCATCGAGGTGGTCGACCTCCTCAATGACCTCTACTCTCTGTTCGACGCCGTGCTCTGTAACCACGATGTCTACAAG GTGGAGACCATTGGTGATGCTTACATGGTAGCATCGGGTCTTCCCAAGAGAAATGGCAACAAGCACGCTGCCGAGATTGCCAACATGTCTCTGAACATCCTCAGCTCAGTAGGAACCTTTCATATGCGGCACATGCCAGGCGTGCCCGTCAGGATACGCATAGGAATCCACTCAG GGCCCTGTGTTGCGGGAGTCGTAGGTCTGACCATGCCTCGGTACTGCCTTTTTGGAGACACTGTCAACACTGCCTCTCGTATGGAATCCACTGGGCTGC CTTACAGAATCCATGTAAATATGAGCACTGTGAAGATCCTCCATTCTCTTAACGAGGGTTATAAAATAGAAGTCAGAGGCAAGACAGAACTGAAG ggtaAAGGTATTGAGGAGACATACTGGCTTGTAGGAAAAACGGACTTTACAAAGCCTTTGCCAAAACCACCTGAGATCAAACCAGG GGACAACTGGCAGGAAATGGTGACTGAGGAGATCAAGGACATTTTTCGCAAGGCCCAcaggcaggtggacaaaaagcTCTGA